The Candidatus Rokuibacteriota bacterium nucleotide sequence CTTTGGCCCCGACCGGAGAGATGGTGATGGCGGCCACGGGGCAGGCTGGCAAGCACCACGCCACCCTGCACAGGGGGCAGGTGTAGGGGGCGTAGGAGGTGAAGCTCTCGTAAGGGGAGACGCGGATCACC carries:
- a CDS encoding 4Fe-4S binding protein; the protein is MKVLKIIPEKCTGCLRCELACSYMQTGSFQPSKSVIRVSPYESFTSYAPYTCPLCRVAWCLPACPVAAITISPVGAK